The following coding sequences are from one Humulus lupulus chromosome X, drHumLupu1.1, whole genome shotgun sequence window:
- the LOC133804599 gene encoding putative F-box protein At5g55150, producing MDPDWADLPNHILDLIFEKMKTTKDCLTFGAICIKWYHICLHNRTKLIKLNRHQEPKLLFPNESKANDSWRVYSINSQHKKSLQSKLLLPSYDKPFAGSSEGWLATLDKNLAVTLYKPFLENNNETSIVHLPPLFPPTDLSHLERIFDHRDVYLLKFTTFTPDPISNPNDFIMVVLYGELCHLAYIRTSKDAATWIHVASSSDICFDDVIYYNNRFYVLLYETGGLASLDVSYDSSQPNLKMIVSDTPKNYNRKDRYFCYKTYLVESYKGELLQVQRYREDCDDHVTKEFEVFKFSFDRCEWVKINYLEEEALFVGDNTSISVDTSSSSSQCKSNCIYFVDDKDTTSFGSGPKDMGVYNLKTGSLLRRFDIDEKLFTTMGGRIPIWVLRTVFNTNRSVKRTSF from the exons ATGGATCCAG ATTGGGCAGATCTTCCCAACCACATTTTGGACTTAATTTTTGAGAAGATGAAAACAACAAAAGATTGTTTAACATTTGGTGCTATTTGTATCAAATGGTACCACATATGCTTACACAATCGAACTAAGCTAATCAAATTGAATCGTCATCAGGAACCAAAGCTTTTGTTTCCTAATGAAAGCAAAGCTAATGATTCTTGGCGTGTGTATAGCATAAACTCGCAACACAAAAAATCTTTACAGTCGAAACTGTTACTCCCTTCATACGACAAACCCTTTGCAGGGTCATCGGAAGGGTGGTTGGCCACCCTTGATAAAAATTTAGCAGTGACACTATATAAGCCATTCCTGGAGAATAATAATGAAACAAGTATCGTTCACCTTCCTCCATTGTTTCCTCCAACGGATTTATCACATTTAGAGCGCATATTTGATCATCGTGACGTTTATCTCCTGAAGTTCACAACATTCACACCTGATCCAATATCAAATCCGAACGATTTTATCATGGTAGTGTTATATGGAGAACTGTGCCACTTGGCATATATCAGAACTTCTAAAGACGCTGCTACGTGGATTCATGTAGCTTCTTCATCTGATATCTGTTTCGATGATGTCATATACTACAATAACAGATTTTATGTTCTACTTTATGAAACGGGTGGACTTGCTTCTCTTGACGTTTCTTATGATTCGTCTCAGCCAAATTTAAAGATGATTGTTAGTGATACTCCAAAAAATTATAACAGAAAGGATCGTTATTTTTGTTATAAGACATATTTGGTGGAGTCGTATAAAGGAGAACTTTTGCAAGTTCAGAGGTACCGTGAAGACTGTGACGATCATGTGacaaaagaatttgaagttttcAAATTTAGTTTTGATCGGTGTGAGTGggttaaaataaattatttagaagAGGAAGCTTTGTTTGTAGGTGATAATACATCAATATCTGTCGATACTTCGTCAAGTTCTTCGCAATGCAAGAGTAATTGCATATACTTTGTTGATGACAAAGATACTACCAGTTTTGGTAGTGGACCTAAAGATATGGGAGTATACAATCTCAAAACTGGTAGTTTGTTACGTCGTTTCGATATTGATGAGAAACTCTTTACTACAATGGGCGGAAGAATACCTATTTGGGTTCTACGCACTGTATTCAATACAAACCGGAGTGTGAAAAGGACGAGTTTCTAA